The nucleotide sequence GAACTTCAAATCAGCAGGAATCAAAGTCAGATACGAACTTCAGAGAGAGGAGTCTGGAAATGCTTGCAAATCGAGACCGCATGCAGAGAGTCGGACGTAAGTTTATTATCTTTCTGGGGTTTATTTTTCTGATGGTCGGCTATGTGATGGCTTATCAGAAAGGTCTCCCACTCCTCGAACAGGCCCGCGCCAGTACCAGCTGGCCTGTGACAACAGGCGAAGTCCTCAAATCGGAAGTGAAATCACATCGCAGCAGTAATTCGAATTCGTCTACTTACTCTGCACATGTCGTGTATCACTACCAGATCGAAGGCAAAAATTTTGAAGCGCAAACGGTCTGGTTTGGCAGTGATATTTCCACGTCCGACCGATCGCTGGCTCAGAATACCGTCAAAAAGTATCCGGTCAAACAGA is from Gimesia maris and encodes:
- a CDS encoding DUF3592 domain-containing protein, which codes for MLANRDRMQRVGRKFIIFLGFIFLMVGYVMAYQKGLPLLEQARASTSWPVTTGEVLKSEVKSHRSSNSNSSTYSAHVVYHYQIEGKNFEAQTVWFGSDISTSDRSLAQNTVKKYPVKQSVNVYYDPLHPEAAVLEPGVFKTTWFYYLFGWFFLGVGILMAGIPLFSSFFRLFMKSGPIETANFAE